The genomic stretch CCTGCGATCGCCGGTACCAGCTAGCCTGCTCGCGGTTTCGGCACCGAACCCGGTTCCCCTCGAGGGCATTTCCCGCATTGAGCGGATCCGCCAGCGCGGGATCATTCGCGTCGGCTACCTGCCGGACCGTCTGCCCTTCTCCTACTTCAATGGGAGCGGGCAGCTCGTCGGTTTGGACGTCGATCTGGTTCACCAACTGGCCGGCGACCTAGGCGTCACCATCGAGTTCATACCCTACGATCTCGAGACACTGGCCGAAGAGCTTCGCAACGACCACTTCGATATCGCGATCTCGGGTATCCTCGCGACGCAAGCGCGCGTGGAACGCATGCTGCTTTCGGAACCTTACCTGACGGCGCACATGGGTTTGATCGTGCCCGACCACCGAGCCGGGGAATTCGACGAGCAGCCAAAGATCCGCCGCATGGATTCCGTCAGGTTCGCCGTTCTTCGGGACAGCTTCTTTCGCAACCGGGTCGAGAGCTTCATGCCCAATGCCGAGGTGGTGGAACTCGCCAGCGAGCGCGAGTTCTTCGATTCGATCCATGCCGAGGTAGACGGACTGCTCACCACCGCCGAAGGAGGCTCGGCCTGGACCCTGCTCTATCCGCAGTACGATTTCGTCAGTCCCGTGAGACCGGGCCTCGCCGCCCCCGTCGTCATCGCCTTGGGTGGTCAACAGGACCTGATCTTCGAGGAGGTCATGAGCAACTGGGTCGACCTTCAGAGGCTCGACGGCACCATCGACAAGCTGTTCGAGTATTGGGTCCTGGGTCGGCCGGCCCACGCAGAAGGCCCGCGCTGGAGCATCATCCGTGACGTTCTGCAGTGGGTTGATTGATCGGGTGCTTCGGCTCCTTGGCATGAGCGCTAGAACAGGTGAAGCCGGTCGATGTCGACTTGGGCGCGACCGCGCTACTGGCCCTTGACCGGCCGCAAGTTCGCGTTGAAGGAGATGGAGATGCGTTCGCCCGGCCCGTGGTAGGGATTGACCGCGTGGTAGAGCCAGCCCGGGAAGACCGTCAGCGTACCGGTCTCGGGGGGTAGCCCCATGGACTTGCCGAAGGGCGCGCCGGGCAGGTCCACGCATTCCACCCGTTCACGCGGATCGAAGAACTCCAGGATCCCCGACTTGGGCCATTCCGGGTTGGGTGCGCCAGCCTCGACATAGTACACGCCGGACCAGTGTGACGTGGCATGGCTGTGACGAGTGTGATAGGCGCCCGCGCGAGAGACATTGGCCCAGGCTTCGAACATGACGTTGAACTCCCGTCCCTTGACATCGCAGACGGCGGCCTGCATCTGCCGGACCGTCTCGCCGATCGCCTCCGTCAGGACCTTGACCTCGGGGATCGACCAGGCGAGCAGGTCGCTGTTGGACTGCCAGCCGCCATAGTTGCTGCGCTTTCGCGCCGGACCCTCGGTCTCGCGTTCGAGAATCGCCGCCTTCAGCCCTGGGTTGATGCTGCTCGCTTCAAGCACCGCTACCCGGATAATCGGCGTGACGAAGGCCGAAACCAGGTTGTGCTCGGGACGAAACGCGACATGCGCCATGCATCACCTCATGCATTTCAGAGAGAGGAGCTTACTCTCCGTCCGGACAGGATAGATTTCGGTTTTGCACAGATTCTCGGCGATAACGACTCTTTTCAGCCGGACGTGCCTCTGCGCAAACTCCGGAAGAGAGAGCTTTCGTCTTTGCGGCACAGGAGTTCATTGCGCGCCCCAACGCTGAGACCCGTGCTGGCGAGGCTTGATCCCGTCGTCGGATGAGCCGAGGAAGGCGTACCTCGACGACTCCCAGGTCTAGCGGATACTCGGACCCTACAGCGGGAAGGCCTCTTTGAACCTGCGCTCTCCGGTCTTGGAGAAGGCGACGATCCGCGAGTCCGTGACCCGCCTTGCCCACCCGAGCCGGTAGAAACGATCGAGTAGCACCGTTCCAAGGGCACCCGCCAGGTGCGTCCTGCGATTGCTCCAGTCGAGACACGACCGGCACAACGGGCGCCGCGAGCCACCGAGCGCAGCAAGATCGATCCCGAAATCCTTCATTCGGGCTTGGCCGCCTTCAGTCAGGAAGACCTCCTCGCCTTCTTCCGCGACCACGCCCTGCGCGATCAAGCTGTCGAAGAGGTGGACGCCCAGTTCGCCGGCCAGGTGGTTGTAGCAGACGCGTGCTTTGCGGAGAGCCGGATCCCTCGGCCCGGTGCGCGCTCTCATGTGTCCATTCTTGGCCGCCAAACCCATCATCGCTTCCAGAACGCTTCCAACGTCATCGTCCGCAAGCGAGAAGTAGTGATGCCGCCCTTGCTTGCGCCGTCTGAGCAGAC from Kiloniellales bacterium encodes the following:
- a CDS encoding 2OG-Fe(II) oxygenase family protein, with translation MAHVAFRPEHNLVSAFVTPIIRVAVLEASSINPGLKAAILERETEGPARKRSNYGGWQSNSDLLAWSIPEVKVLTEAIGETVRQMQAAVCDVKGREFNVMFEAWANVSRAGAYHTRHSHATSHWSGVYYVEAGAPNPEWPKSGILEFFDPRERVECVDLPGAPFGKSMGLPPETGTLTVFPGWLYHAVNPYHGPGERISISFNANLRPVKGQ
- a CDS encoding winged helix-turn-helix domain-containing protein, which produces MKEGPDIALLGSLIGDPARANMLTALMSGKALTARELSVEAGVTAQTASTHLAKLESAGLLRRRKQGRHHYFSLADDDVGSVLEAMMGLAAKNGHMRARTGPRDPALRKARVCYNHLAGELGVHLFDSLIAQGVVAEEGEEVFLTEGGQARMKDFGIDLAALGGSRRPLCRSCLDWSNRRTHLAGALGTVLLDRFYRLGWARRVTDSRIVAFSKTGERRFKEAFPL